The genomic window GCAGCCAGAAATTCAGGCTTTGTAAAGCTGTAGTTACCTCTCTCTAGGTGGCATTGGGCAAGGATGTTGTAACTGACCACACTAAACTGTTTAGCGGGATCTCCTAACTCGTCCCTAAAGGCGGGGTTCTTGACAAACTGTCGATTCAATACCCAGTTCTGAGCACCAGGATTTGAGACTACTGATTGTTCATTGATTACTGCATTCACTGATTGCACCGTTTCTACTACTGGGTTTGGTTGTGGTATGCTGCTTGCCTCTTGACTTACTTCCTGCTGAGGCACAGGAATGTTGCTTGCTTCCTGAACTACTTCCTGGTTTCCAAGAGGTACGAACACTTCCTTCTGGATGGGTGCCTCAACCACTTCCTTTGGGACTTCTGCTGCCTCTTCTCTCATTACAACATCTTCTTTCTCTTCAACAACTGGAACTGGCTCTTCCACTACCTGGCTTACAACTGGAACTGCTTCAACAACTTCTTCCATTATCTCTTTCTCTTTATTCTCTTCCTTTGGAATACTATTTAAGATTTCACTGCTATCAGCAGCAGGAACTTCATTAATATTCACCATAACATAGTCTTTTTCTACATCTGCTTCACTTTCAACCTTATTTTCCTTCACTTCTTCTTCACTTGGTTCAGATTCCATACTGTTTTCCCCCTGACTTCCATTGGCCTGTGGTAAAAGCTCATCTGCCAATTTTGCTTTCTTTGCTGACAAGTCTTCTTCTTTCTCTTCTACTTCATCCTCAACCTCttcaaactttcttttttgacTGGGTGCTTCTGCATCATCACCATTTTCTTTGATGGAATTTGGTTGTACATCTTCAGCTTCCTCCTTCTCCTCCACCACCTCCTCATTATCAGCTACATCTTCTTCTACACTGTCTTCACCCAGCTTCTCTTCTTGTTCCATTGCTTCTGCTTCGACCTCTGGTTGTGCATCTGTCTTTTCTTCTGCTGCCTTTTCATCCTCCTCCTCTTTCTCTCCTCCTACTTCACCTTCCTTCTGTTCTTCAGATTCTGGTTCCTTTACAGATTCTCCTTCCTCCTCTTCCTTCTTTTCTACCTCACCACTGGCCTGGTCTTCTGCTACTGCGGCCTCCTCCTGTTCAGCTGGAGCCCCCCTCCGGGAACGACCCCCTCTACTGGCTGAGGGAGGTGTCTTCTTGGTTGGTGATCGCGCTGCTCTTTTTGGGCTGGGTGATGGAGTTTTCTTGGCTGCCTTGGGAGATGGACTTTTGGTGGGGGATGTGGCTTTCTGAGGTGAGTCGATTTTGGTGAGAACAATCTGGGCATCAGGGAGAGGACTCTGAGACCCTGCAGGGCTTCCCTGCTTCCCTCTGCTCCTAGACCTAGATGCTGTTTTAGCTGGGGCTTTCCTCTTTGCAGGAGATTTTTTGGGTGCTGGTGATTTTTTCGGGGTACCTCTGGCACCCCTACCTCTTCCTTTTGGGGTGGACACAACTGGTTCCTCAATTTCTTCCTCTTCATCCTCCTCCTCCTCATCTTCCATTTCTTCATATTCCACCACTTTTTTCTTACCACGCGCACTTCTACTGCGACCGCCCCTGACTGGAGTTTTCTTGGCCTTTGCTGGAGTAGCTTTCTTAGTGCTTGCGGGAGTACTTGGTTGACTGGCTTGCTTTCCTCTCCGAGAAGTGGACCGACCTCTCTTTGGGGATTCCTCCGCTTCCTGTACCACTGCCCTGGTTACTCTGTCAGGAACTTCAGCACTGTCACCTAAAATATTGGTAGTTATATACTAATCTTGTTTACTAGTGATATACCTTTGAAAAGCTAACATTTATAAGATAGTAACTTGATGAAactgaaaacatttaaaattctaaaatgatgATGAATTGTAACATTAAGAAAGTTGTTAAATAggatttttttgcaaataaaacatAGCAGATTATAATTCATTATTGTGAAGATTACagcaaaatatcaaacaatgtaCAGTTGTAAATTCTAACAATATTATAAAGTAGCAAATTAATAAACTCTGTACCTTTTGCTTGAGCTTTGCCTCTGCtcctgaaatataaaaaataaacatgtttattgtCCCTATAGTATTTCTTGACcattaatattacatatgacaatgaatctgtgttaaaatTGTCCTTGTGATATCGATATATTCTTCGAATGAATTGTGTAACAATTAGagaaattaataacaaatattttacatattctTGATAAACTGTTCTAATTGCCCCCTCCTTTCTATGCTAAAATGCTTTAATTGTACCACTTCATTTCAAATGTATTCATCTCTACCTATCAATTACATATCATTTTAAGTCCCAAAATATTACACGTTACAGAAGACATATTGCTCAGTTATACAGCAATTCACCTTGACCTGGGTGCTGGACTAGGGGAGGCCTTTTGGGGGGCAGGGCTTCGAGATGCCCCTCCACGTGTTCTTCTTCCTTTTGGTGCCCCCTCTACAGTAGCCAGAACTTCCTCACCCACAGCTGCTGCCTCACTAGCAGCAGACTTAGAGGCACCTCGCTTTTTACTCCTAGGCATGCTAAGGTCTGTAGTGAATTATCTGTGGAAACGAGAGAGaagaattttaatattataatctATCTCTAAATAATATGTGGTAACAGTCATTAATATCCTTGAGCCATCCAACATTGTTTTGAGCAAAAGAAATGACTTTACATGTAAAAGCCAATAAATATGTCCATAGCTTCATGTAGAAATGATTCAAATGCAAACATATAACCTCAGGCCCtattttaatgaagaaatcATCCCAAGTAGGCCTACTTATTTCAAAACCAGTCTGCACACTCCTTTTACATGATTTACTTTGTAaagaaatgaacatttttttacttaacaaataataataactgTGTTCTGACAAAATATGATTGAGTAGACAACTCAAATCTAGataatttgttgattttttttcataatagaacaaaattttacaa from Magallana gigas chromosome 9, xbMagGiga1.1, whole genome shotgun sequence includes these protein-coding regions:
- the LOC105340483 gene encoding neurofilament heavy polypeptide isoform X1, whose protein sequence is MPRSKKRGASKSAASEAAAVGEEVLATVEGAPKGRRTRGGASRSPAPQKASPSPAPRSRSRGKAQAKGDSAEVPDRVTRAVVQEAEESPKRGRSTSRRGKQASQPSTPASTKKATPAKAKKTPVRGGRSRSARGKKKVVEYEEMEDEEEEDEEEEIEEPVVSTPKGRGRGARGTPKKSPAPKKSPAKRKAPAKTASRSRSRGKQGSPAGSQSPLPDAQIVLTKIDSPQKATSPTKSPSPKAAKKTPSPSPKRAARSPTKKTPPSASRGGRSRRGAPAEQEEAAVAEDQASGEVEKKEEEEGESVKEPESEEQKEGEVGGEKEEEDEKAAEEKTDAQPEVEAEAMEQEEKLGEDSVEEDVADNEEVVEEKEEAEDVQPNSIKENGDDAEAPSQKRKFEEVEDEVEEKEEDLSAKKAKLADELLPQANGSQGENSMESEPSEEEVKENKVESEADVEKDYVMVNINEVPAADSSEILNSIPKEENKEKEIMEEVVEAVPVVSQVVEEPVPVVEEKEDVVMREEAAEVPKEVVEAPIQKEVFVPLGNQEVVQEASNIPVPQQEVSQEASSIPQPNPVVETVQSVNAVINEQSVVSNPGAQNWVLNRQFVKNPAFRDELGDPAKQFSVVSYNILAQCHLERGNYSFTKPEFLAADHRYQKLMEEIRYLNGDIVCMQEVDTAFYNGILAASMKAMGYEGLWKKRTNELYDEGEATFYKTSRFTVVESNTYSLADLANKEMDDGLDPTQKEAIQGYLDRPDVMVLVKLRCNSTGQIVTVGNIHVHWGQMKLPDVQCIQIASAIKEVVSKAGGDLTPHILCGDFNSEVTSPGYQLCTEGYLSDACIQQLQSLENLQFQDGTKSSLINTLWRAFQHTSSSMKSAYNTAQGKEPKLTSYHTSMKAAVDYVFFSSNCLDNVGVLALPQEGAITQTGGIPNEIFPSDHVSIKAVFSFR
- the LOC105340483 gene encoding neurofilament heavy polypeptide isoform X2, giving the protein MPRSKKRGASKSAASEAAAVGEEVLATVEGAPKGRRTRGGASRSPAPQKASPSPAPRSRSRGKAQAKGDSAEVPDRVTRAVVQEAEESPKRGRSTSRRGKQASQPSTPASTKKATPAKAKKTPVRGGRSRSARGKKKVVEYEEMEDEEEEDEEEEIEEPVVSTPKGRGRGARGTPKKSPAPKKSPAKRKAPAKTASRSRSRGKQGSPAGSQSPLPDAQIVLTKIDSPQKATSPTKSPSPKAAKKTPSPSPKRAARSPTKKTPPSASRGGRSRRGAPAEQEEAAVAEDQASGEVEKKEEEEGESVKEPESEEQKEGEVGGEKEEEDEKAAEEKTDAQPEVEAEAMEQEEKLGEDSVEEDVADNEEVVEEKEEAEDVQPNSIKENGDDAEAPSQKRKFEEVEDEVEEKEEDLSAKKAKLADELLPQANGSQGENSMESEPSEEEVKENKVESEADVEKDYVMVNINEVPAADSSEILNSIPKEENKEKEIMEEVVEAVPVVSQVVEEPVPVVEEKEDVVMREEAAEVPKEVVEAPIQKEVFVPLGNQEVVQEASNIPVPQQEVSQEASSIPQPNPVVETVQSVNAVINEQSVVSNPGAQNWVLNRQFVKNPAFRDELGDPAKQFSVVSYNILAQCHLERGNYSFTKPEFLAADHRYQKLMEEIRYLNGDIVCMQEVDTAFYNGILAASMKAMGYEGLWKKRTNELYDEGEATFYKTSRFTVVESNTYSLADLANKEMDDGLDPTQKEAIQGYLDRPDVMVLVKLRCNSTGQIVTVGNIHVHWGQMKLPDVQCIQIASAIKEVVSKAGGDLTPHILCGDFNSEVTSPGYQLCTEGYLSDACIQQLQSLENLQFQDGTKSSLINTLWRAFQHTSSSMKSAYNTAQGKEPKLTTYKKAVDYVFFSSNCLDNASVLALPPEGAITQTGGIPNEIFPSDHLSIKAVFSFR